Proteins from a single region of Syngnathus scovelli strain Florida chromosome 7, RoL_Ssco_1.2, whole genome shotgun sequence:
- the LOC125972079 gene encoding claudin-3 has protein sequence MPSAGLEILGLLLAVLGWILALTSCILPMWRVTAFIGSNIVTAQNIWEGIWMSCVVQSTGQIQCKIYDSMLALSGDLQAARALTVISIVVGLVGILVAMTGAKCTNCVEEEGAKARVMIGAGAAFILASLTQLIPVSWSANAIIAEFYNPVVLSAQKREMARRMSVGLELLGISLCILGWIIGIVACALPMWRVTAFIGSNIVTAQIIWEGLWMTCVVQSTGQMQCKVYDSMLALSQDLQAARALTVISILLAIMAVLIGITGAKCTNCIEEEASKAKVMIASGVFFIVSGVMQLIPVSWTANTIIRDFYNPLLTDAQRRELGAALYIGWAAAALLILGGGLLCCSCPPSEARYSNSRMAYSATRSAGGQAMERKDYV, from the exons ATGCCTTCGGCGGGATTGGAGATACTCGGACTGCTGCTGGCCGTGTTGGGATGGATCCTAGCCCTGACGTCGTGCATTCTACCCATGTGGAGGGTGACGGCCTTCATCGGCAGCAATATCGTGACGGCGCAGAACATCTGGGAGGGGATCTGGATGAGCTGCGTGGTGCAGAGCACGGGTCAGATCCAGTGTAAGATCTACGACTCCATGCTGGCCCTCAGCGGCGATCTACAGGCCGCCCGGGCTCTCACTGTCATCTCCATCGTGGTGGGCCTGGTGGGCATCCTGGTGGCCATGACCGGGGCAAAGTGCACCAACTgcgtggaggaggagggggccaAAGCCCGGGTGATGATCGGAGCGGGGGCGGCGTTCATCCTGGCGTCGCTGACGCAGCTCATCCCGGTGTCGTGGTCGGCCAATGCCATCATCGCTGAATTCTACAATCCCGTGGTCCTCAGTGCTCAGAAGAGAGAGATGG CTCGCAGGATGTCCGTGGGTTTGGAGTTGCTGGGCATCTCCCTGTGCATCCTGGGATGGATCATTGGCATCGTGGCTTGCGCCCTTCCCATGTGGAGGGTGACGGCCTTCATCGGCAGCAACATCGTGACGGCGCAGATCATCTGGGAAGGCCTGTGGATGACCTGCGTGGTGCAGAGCACGGGCCAGATGCAGTGTAAGGTCTACGACTCCATGCTGGCCTTGAGCCAAGACCTCCAGGCTGCCCGCGCCCTCACCGTCATTTCCATCCTGCTCGCCATTATGGCCGTGTTGATCGGCATCACCGGCGCCAAGTGCACCAACTGCATCGAGGAGGAGGCCTCCAAGGCCAAGGTGATGATCGCTTCCGGCGTCTTCTTCATCGTATCGGGCGTCATGCAGCTCATCCCCGTCTCCTGGACGGCCAACACCATCATCCGGGACTTCTACAACCCGCTGCTGACCGATGCCCAGAGGCGGGAACTGGGCGCCGCGCTCTACATCGGATGGGCGGCCGCCGCCCTTCTGATCCTGGGCGGCGGACTGCTCTGCTGCTCGTGCCCGCCCAGCGAAGCCCGCTACAGCAATTCCCGAATGGCGTATTCGGCAACCCGGTCGGCGGGGGGCCAGGCGATGGAGAGGAAAGACTACGTGTGA
- the LOC125972062 gene encoding THAP domain-containing protein 5, with translation MTKYCSVPNCKNDSTSGSGRKSFHKFPLQDPERLQLWLRNIGRDNWTPSRHQYICHKHFESSCFRVRWGIRYLENNAVPTIFRKVEKRKSMDDNEKKAKVLRREAVLAEEPGGTNPAANLSYLPTLPTIPPLMQAAVGHNGGEIVLLPVDCQGELAGAFFNPAHRLTLQEVPVEELCQTQVIAYLESTPNVLPNLVSSNTVLSSALSAEPIASTLPIVSKHAAPPSSPPLQLEGDSDQQDDDDDDVDNWDHQLEEHCYHKHRLSKEQLEAVVAELQKKVKVLQQKHRRHLDKLLGLENAVSQMRQKNLMTEERLQLLERAYVQNSASVCDTGETVAIIYEEDDAAYFYTLSDGEEKL, from the exons ATGACCAAATATTGTTCGGTGCCAAACTGTAAGAATGATTCAACGAGCGGCAGCGGTCGAAAAAGCTTTCACAA GTTCCCGCTGCAGGATCCTGAGCGGCTGCAGCTTTGGCTGAGAAACATCGGTCGGGACAACTGGACCCCGTCTCGACACCAGTACATCTGCCACAAGCACTTTGAGTCATCGTGCTTCAGGGTACGCTGGGGGATTCGATACCTGGAGAACAACGCCGTGCCCACCATTTTCCGGAAGGTCGAG AAACGCAAATCGATGGATGACAATGAGAAGAAAGCCAAAGTGCTTCGTAGGGAGGCGGTCTTGGCGGAGGAGCCGGGCGGGACGAACCCGGCCGCAAACCTCTCTTACCTACCTACGCTACCGACCATCCCTCCCTTAATGCAAGCGGCGGTTGGGCACAACGGCGGCGAGATAGTTCTGCTACCCGTCGATTGCCAAGGGGAGCTGGCGGGCGCCTTTTTCAACCCCGCCCATAGACTTACACTCCAAGAAGTACCCGTCGAGGAGCTGTGCCAAACTCAAGTCATCGCCTACTTGGAGTCCACACCCAACGTACTTCCCAACCTGGTCTCCTCGAACACGGTGCTGTCATCTGCTCTGAGCGCTGAGCCCATTGCGTCCACATTGCCTATTGTGTCCAAACACGCCGCCCCGCCGTCGTCACCGCCACTCCAACTCGAGGGGGACTCCGACCAAcaggatgacgacgatgacgacgtgGACAATTGGGACCACCAACTGGAGGAGCACTG CTACCATAAGCACCGGCTGAGCAAGGAGCAGCTGGAGGCCGTTGTGGCCGAGCTGCAGAAGAAAGTGAAGGTCTTGCAGCAGAAGCACCGGCGCCACCTGGACAAACTGCTGGGCCTGGAGAACGCCGTCAGTCAGATGAGGCAGAAAAACCTCATGACTGAAGAGCGACTGCAGCTCCTGGAGAGG GCGTACGTCCAGAACAGCGCCAGCGTGTGCGACACCGGCGAGACCGTAGCCATCATCTACGAGGAGGACGACGCGGCGTATTTCTACACTCTCAGCGACGGCGAGGAAAAGCTGTGA
- the ppp5c gene encoding serine/threonine-protein phosphatase 5, whose translation MARASEYGSVKKMAEGVNDAELLKEKANKYFKDKDYENAIKFYSEALELNPSNAIYYSNRSLAYLRTECYGYALADATKALDIDKNYIKGYYRRATSNMALGKFKAALKDYETVVRVRPNDKDAKMKYQECNKIVKQKAFERAIASDEIKKSVVDSLDIESMTIEDDYTGPKLEEGKVTLKFMKEMMDWFKEQKKLHRKCAYQILVQVKDLLSKLPSLVEVTLQEAEKITICGDTHGQYYDLLNIFELNGLPSESNPYLFNGDFVDRGSFSVEVILTLFGFKLLFPENFHLLRGNHETDNMNQMYGFEGEVKAKYTAQMFQLFSEVFQWLPLAQCINSKILVMHGGLFSEDGVTLEDLRKIERNRQPPDSGPMCDLLWSDPQPQNGRSISKRGVSCQFGPDVTERFLDQNKLDFIIRSHEVKAEGYEVTHSGKCITVFSAPNYCDQMGNKGAFIHLRGSDLKPEFHQFTAVPHPNVKPMAYANTLMQLGMM comes from the exons ATGGCGCGCGCGTCGGAATACGGCAGCGTGAAGAAGATGGCGGAGGGAGTAAACGATGCCGAGCTACTCAAGGAGAAGGCCAATAAATACTTTAAAG ATAAAGACTATGAAAATGCAATCAAGTTCTACTCAGAGGCCTTGGAGCTCAATCCATCCAATGCCATCTACTACAGCAACCGCAGCCTGGCGTACCTGCGCACCGAGTGCTACGGCTACGCCTTGGCGGATGCCACCAAGGCCCTGGATATTGACAAGAACTATATCAAAGGCTATTACCGCCGGGCCACCTCCAACATGGCACTGGGCAAATTCAAGGCAGCGCTCAAGGACTACGAGACG GTAGTGCGAGTTCGACCAAACGACAAGGACGCAAAAATGAAGTACCAGGAATGTAATAAGATCGTCAAGCAAAAGGCCTTCGAGAGAGCCATCGCCAGCGACGAGATCAAAAAGTCAGTCGTCGACTCGCTGGACATTGAAAGCATGA CGATCGAGGACGACTACACGGGCCCCAAGCTGGAGGAGGGCAAGGTCACGCTGAAGTTCATGAAGGAAATGATGGACTGGTTCAAGGAGCAGAAGAAATTGCACAGAAAGTGCGCGTATCAG ATTTTAGTGCAAGTGAAAGACCTTTTATCCAAACTACCAAGTCTCGTTGAAGTCACATTACAAGAG GCGGAAAAAATAACCATTTGTGGCGACACGCACGGGCAGTACTACGATCTCCTCAACATTTTCGAGTTGAACGGCCTGCCGTCGGAGAGTAATCCTTAC CTGTTTAATGGTGACTTTGTGGATCGTGGCTCTTTCTCCGTGGAGGTGATTCTCACCCTGTTTGGCTTCAAGCTGCTTTTCCCCGAAAACTTTCACCTACTTCGAG GTAACCACGAGACGGACAACATGAACCAGATGTACGGCTTTGAGGGCGAGGTGAAAGCCAAATACACGGCGCAGATGTTCCAGCTGTTCAGCGAGGTTTTCCAGTGGCTGCCACTCGCGCAGTGCATCAACAGCAAAATACTG GTGATGCACGGTGGGTTGTTCAGTGAAGACGGCGTCACGTTGGAGGACCTCAGGAAGATCGAGAGGAACAGACAGCCTCCAGACTCAG GTCCCATGTGTGACCTCCTCTGGTCGGACCCCCAGCCTCAG AACGGCCGATCCATCAGCAAGCGAGGGGTGAGCTGCCAGTTCGGGCCCGACGTGACTGAGCGTTTCCTGGATCAGAACAAGCTGGACTTCATCATCCGAAGTCACGAAGTCAAGGCGGAGGGCTACGAGGTCACTCACTCAGGAAAGTGCATCACAGTCTTCTCGGCACCCAACTACTG TGACCAGATGGGAAACAAAGGAGCTTTCATCCACCTCAGGGGATCCGATCTCAAGCCAGAGTTCCACCAGTTCACTGCTGTG CCTCATCCGAATGTCAAGCCCATGGCGTACGCCAACACGCTAATGCAGCTGGGGATGATGTAG